In a single window of the Eleginops maclovinus isolate JMC-PN-2008 ecotype Puerto Natales chromosome 6, JC_Emac_rtc_rv5, whole genome shotgun sequence genome:
- the LOC134865795 gene encoding serine/threonine-protein kinase MAK-like isoform X2 produces MNRYTTLRQLGDGTYGSVLLGKSNDTGEMVAIKRMKRKFYSWDECLNLREVKSLKKLNHANVVKLKEVIRENDHLYFVFEYMKENLYQLMKEREDKMFSENEIRNILFQVLSGLAFVHKHGYFHRDMKPENLLCMGPELVKIADFGLAREIRSQPPYTDYVSTRWYRAPEVLLKSNCYSSPIDIWALGCIMAELYTLRPLFPGNSEVDEIFKICQVLGTLKKSDWPEGFNLAISMNFRFPKCVPTSLRSLIPNASSEAITLMRDMLQWDPEKRPSAAQALRYPYFHVGPVLGAPLKNSEQHKAQPKMYEASSETKPLSLCKTDLESSEQSRTQRCSQSQHQPLQQILLPQNNMEQNTNQTMCSSRLTEGQQEPLSLVKNRQPMSYQAPTGAENSMSAVRTGRRRWGQTSYRSVDSWDDGEDADAGVSISKKPTINSLQDAAADGPSCRFVESQNETEVKLPNRADSSTLSAKQHYLRQSRYLPGINPKNSSSAEREVIGRNPWGASGFPRENTSEFPPNKNNSLPKLTDKQPLKEKSQEDLDLSKDSFLSNKTPKTHMPPFQKAEIGSARQRIPLAPIGGSSAIDLRVESRIKSSKNKTSSNKLLPLNEEHEGWRNRSLNPQISGSSATGRNSLARSTNLQQVHGRVDWTAKYRGNQ; encoded by the exons ATGAACCGCTACACCACGCTGAGGCAGCTGGGGGACGGCACGTATGGCAGCGTGCTCCTGGGAAAGAGCAACGACACGGGGGAGATGGTGGCCATAAAAAG AATGAAGAGGAAGTTTTATTCGTGGGATGAGTGCTTGAATCTAAGAGAGGTTAAG TCACTGAAGAAGCTGAACCATGCCAATGTGGTGAAACTGAAGGAAGTGATCAGAGAGAACGACCACCTCTACTTTGTCTTTGAGTATATGAAAGAAAACCTCTATCAGCTCATGAAGGAAAG GGAAGATAAGATGTTTTCTGAAAATGAGATAAGGAACATTTTGTTCCAAGTTTTGTCTGGCTTAGCTTTTGTGCATAAGCATG GGTATTTCCATCGTGACATGAAGCCGGAGAACTTGCTCTGTATGGGTCCAGAGCTGGTGAAGATCGCTGATTTTGGATTAGCCAGAGAGATCCGCTCACAGCCGCCTTACACTGACTATGTGTCCACAAGATG GTACCGGGCCCCAGAGGTTCTGCTGAAGTCTAACTGCTACAGCTCACCCATCGACATCTGGGCGCTGGGATGCATCATGGCGGAGCTGTACACTCTCAGACCTCTGTTCCCTGGAAACAGCGAGGTGGACGAGATCTTCAAGATCTGTCAGGTGCTGGGAACGCTGAAGAAG TCAGACTGGCCTGAGGGCTTCAACCTCGCCATCTCGATGAACTTCCGCTTCCCAAAGTGCGTCCCCACCAGCCTCAGATCTCTGATCCCAAACGCCAGCAGCGAGGCGATCACACTGATGAGAGACATGCTGCAGTGGGACCCGGAGAAACGACCGAGTGCTGCTCAG GCCCTACGGTATCCATACTTCCATGTCGGCCCGGTGCTCGGTGCTCCTCTGAAGAACTCGGAGCAGCACAAGGCTCAGCCAAAGATGTACGAGGCGTCTTCAGAAACAAAGCCTCTGTCCCTCTGTAAGACGGACCTAGAGTCCAGTGAGCAAAGTAGGACGCAGAGATGCAGCCAGTCTCAGCACCAGCCTCTTCAGCAGATACTCCTCCCCCAGAACAACATGGAGCAAAACACCAACCAAACGATGTGTTCTTCCAGGCTGACGGAGGGACAGCAGGAACCCCTTAGCCTGGTGAAAAACAGGCAACCAATGAGCTATCAGGCT CCTACAGGAGCAGAGAACAGCATGAGTGCAGTGAGGACGGGACGCAGACGCTGGGGACAGACGTCTTACAGATCTGTGGACAGCTGGGACGACGGTGAGGACGCAGACGCCGGAGTATCCATCTCCAAAAAGCCCACCATCAACTCTCTGCAGGACGCGGCAGCAGACGGGCCCAGCTGTCG ATTTGTAGAGTCACAGAACGAAACGGAAGTAAAGCTGCCGAACAGAGCTGACTCCTCCACGCTGTCCGCCAAGCAGCACTACCTCCGCCAGTCCAGGTATCTGCCCG gcATAAATCCAAAGAAcagctcctcagcagaaagagaggTGATCGGCAGAAACCCGTGGGGCGCCTCAGGTTTCCCCAGAGAAAATACGTCAGAGTTTCCTCCAAATAAAA ACAATAGTCTTCCTAAACTAACAGATAAGCAGCCTCTTAAAGAGAAGAGTCAGGAGGATCTTGATCTTTCTAAAG ACTCCTTCCTGAGCAACAAAACTCCGAAGACACACATGCCACCTTTTCAGAAGGCTGAAATAGGATCAGCGAGACAGAGGATCCCACTGGCACCCATAGGAGGAAGCTCTGCCA TTGATCTAAGAGTGGAGTCCAGAATCAAATCATCCAAGAACAAGACCTCCTCAAATAAACTGCTGCCCTTAAACGAAG AGCATGAAGGGTGGAGGAACAGATCTCTGAATCCTCAGATCTCTGGATCCAGCGCCACAGGGAGGAACTCTTTAGCAAGGAGCACGAACCTCCAGCAAGTGCACGGACGGGTCGACTGGACCGCCAAATACAGAGGAAACCAGTAG
- the LOC134865795 gene encoding serine/threonine-protein kinase MAK-like isoform X4 has protein sequence MNRYTTLRQLGDGTYGSVLLGKSNDTGEMVAIKRMKRKFYSWDECLNLREVKSLKKLNHANVVKLKEVIRENDHLYFVFEYMKENLYQLMKEREDKMFSENEIRNILFQVLSGLAFVHKHGYFHRDMKPENLLCMGPELVKIADFGLAREIRSQPPYTDYVSTRWYRAPEVLLKSNCYSSPIDIWALGCIMAELYTLRPLFPGNSEVDEIFKICQVLGTLKKSDWPEGFNLAISMNFRFPKCVPTSLRSLIPNASSEAITLMRDMLQWDPEKRPSAAQALRYPYFHVGPVLGAPLKNSEQHKAQPKMYEASSETKPLSLCKTDLESSEQSRTQRCSQSQHQPLQQILLPQNNMEQNTNQTMCSSRLTEGQQEPLSLVKNRQPMSYQAPTGAENSMSAVRTGRRRWGQTSYRSVDSWDDGEDADAGVSISKKPTINSLQDAAADGPSCRFVESQNETEVKLPNRADSSTLSAKQHYLRQSRYLPGINPKNSSSAEREVIGRNPWGASGFPRENTSEFPPNKNSFLSNKTPKTHMPPFQKAEIGSARQRIPLAPIGGSSAIDLRVESRIKSSKNKTSSNKLLPLNEEHEGWRNRSLNPQISGSSATGRNSLARSTNLQQVHGRVDWTAKYRGNQ, from the exons ATGAACCGCTACACCACGCTGAGGCAGCTGGGGGACGGCACGTATGGCAGCGTGCTCCTGGGAAAGAGCAACGACACGGGGGAGATGGTGGCCATAAAAAG AATGAAGAGGAAGTTTTATTCGTGGGATGAGTGCTTGAATCTAAGAGAGGTTAAG TCACTGAAGAAGCTGAACCATGCCAATGTGGTGAAACTGAAGGAAGTGATCAGAGAGAACGACCACCTCTACTTTGTCTTTGAGTATATGAAAGAAAACCTCTATCAGCTCATGAAGGAAAG GGAAGATAAGATGTTTTCTGAAAATGAGATAAGGAACATTTTGTTCCAAGTTTTGTCTGGCTTAGCTTTTGTGCATAAGCATG GGTATTTCCATCGTGACATGAAGCCGGAGAACTTGCTCTGTATGGGTCCAGAGCTGGTGAAGATCGCTGATTTTGGATTAGCCAGAGAGATCCGCTCACAGCCGCCTTACACTGACTATGTGTCCACAAGATG GTACCGGGCCCCAGAGGTTCTGCTGAAGTCTAACTGCTACAGCTCACCCATCGACATCTGGGCGCTGGGATGCATCATGGCGGAGCTGTACACTCTCAGACCTCTGTTCCCTGGAAACAGCGAGGTGGACGAGATCTTCAAGATCTGTCAGGTGCTGGGAACGCTGAAGAAG TCAGACTGGCCTGAGGGCTTCAACCTCGCCATCTCGATGAACTTCCGCTTCCCAAAGTGCGTCCCCACCAGCCTCAGATCTCTGATCCCAAACGCCAGCAGCGAGGCGATCACACTGATGAGAGACATGCTGCAGTGGGACCCGGAGAAACGACCGAGTGCTGCTCAG GCCCTACGGTATCCATACTTCCATGTCGGCCCGGTGCTCGGTGCTCCTCTGAAGAACTCGGAGCAGCACAAGGCTCAGCCAAAGATGTACGAGGCGTCTTCAGAAACAAAGCCTCTGTCCCTCTGTAAGACGGACCTAGAGTCCAGTGAGCAAAGTAGGACGCAGAGATGCAGCCAGTCTCAGCACCAGCCTCTTCAGCAGATACTCCTCCCCCAGAACAACATGGAGCAAAACACCAACCAAACGATGTGTTCTTCCAGGCTGACGGAGGGACAGCAGGAACCCCTTAGCCTGGTGAAAAACAGGCAACCAATGAGCTATCAGGCT CCTACAGGAGCAGAGAACAGCATGAGTGCAGTGAGGACGGGACGCAGACGCTGGGGACAGACGTCTTACAGATCTGTGGACAGCTGGGACGACGGTGAGGACGCAGACGCCGGAGTATCCATCTCCAAAAAGCCCACCATCAACTCTCTGCAGGACGCGGCAGCAGACGGGCCCAGCTGTCG ATTTGTAGAGTCACAGAACGAAACGGAAGTAAAGCTGCCGAACAGAGCTGACTCCTCCACGCTGTCCGCCAAGCAGCACTACCTCCGCCAGTCCAGGTATCTGCCCG gcATAAATCCAAAGAAcagctcctcagcagaaagagaggTGATCGGCAGAAACCCGTGGGGCGCCTCAGGTTTCCCCAGAGAAAATACGTCAGAGTTTCCTCCAAATAAAA ACTCCTTCCTGAGCAACAAAACTCCGAAGACACACATGCCACCTTTTCAGAAGGCTGAAATAGGATCAGCGAGACAGAGGATCCCACTGGCACCCATAGGAGGAAGCTCTGCCA TTGATCTAAGAGTGGAGTCCAGAATCAAATCATCCAAGAACAAGACCTCCTCAAATAAACTGCTGCCCTTAAACGAAG AGCATGAAGGGTGGAGGAACAGATCTCTGAATCCTCAGATCTCTGGATCCAGCGCCACAGGGAGGAACTCTTTAGCAAGGAGCACGAACCTCCAGCAAGTGCACGGACGGGTCGACTGGACCGCCAAATACAGAGGAAACCAGTAG
- the LOC134865795 gene encoding serine/threonine-protein kinase MAK-like isoform X1, with protein sequence MTNSCTVWDCQDSSLKERQGSLWTMNRYTTLRQLGDGTYGSVLLGKSNDTGEMVAIKRMKRKFYSWDECLNLREVKSLKKLNHANVVKLKEVIRENDHLYFVFEYMKENLYQLMKEREDKMFSENEIRNILFQVLSGLAFVHKHGYFHRDMKPENLLCMGPELVKIADFGLAREIRSQPPYTDYVSTRWYRAPEVLLKSNCYSSPIDIWALGCIMAELYTLRPLFPGNSEVDEIFKICQVLGTLKKSDWPEGFNLAISMNFRFPKCVPTSLRSLIPNASSEAITLMRDMLQWDPEKRPSAAQALRYPYFHVGPVLGAPLKNSEQHKAQPKMYEASSETKPLSLCKTDLESSEQSRTQRCSQSQHQPLQQILLPQNNMEQNTNQTMCSSRLTEGQQEPLSLVKNRQPMSYQAPTGAENSMSAVRTGRRRWGQTSYRSVDSWDDGEDADAGVSISKKPTINSLQDAAADGPSCRFVESQNETEVKLPNRADSSTLSAKQHYLRQSRYLPGINPKNSSSAEREVIGRNPWGASGFPRENTSEFPPNKNNSLPKLTDKQPLKEKSQEDLDLSKDSFLSNKTPKTHMPPFQKAEIGSARQRIPLAPIGGSSAIDLRVESRIKSSKNKTSSNKLLPLNEEHEGWRNRSLNPQISGSSATGRNSLARSTNLQQVHGRVDWTAKYRGNQ encoded by the exons ATGACCAACTCTTGCACTGTGTGGGACTGTCAAGACTCCTCACTGAAGGAGAGGCAGGGCTCTCTGTGGACGATGAACCGCTACACCACGCTGAGGCAGCTGGGGGACGGCACGTATGGCAGCGTGCTCCTGGGAAAGAGCAACGACACGGGGGAGATGGTGGCCATAAAAAG AATGAAGAGGAAGTTTTATTCGTGGGATGAGTGCTTGAATCTAAGAGAGGTTAAG TCACTGAAGAAGCTGAACCATGCCAATGTGGTGAAACTGAAGGAAGTGATCAGAGAGAACGACCACCTCTACTTTGTCTTTGAGTATATGAAAGAAAACCTCTATCAGCTCATGAAGGAAAG GGAAGATAAGATGTTTTCTGAAAATGAGATAAGGAACATTTTGTTCCAAGTTTTGTCTGGCTTAGCTTTTGTGCATAAGCATG GGTATTTCCATCGTGACATGAAGCCGGAGAACTTGCTCTGTATGGGTCCAGAGCTGGTGAAGATCGCTGATTTTGGATTAGCCAGAGAGATCCGCTCACAGCCGCCTTACACTGACTATGTGTCCACAAGATG GTACCGGGCCCCAGAGGTTCTGCTGAAGTCTAACTGCTACAGCTCACCCATCGACATCTGGGCGCTGGGATGCATCATGGCGGAGCTGTACACTCTCAGACCTCTGTTCCCTGGAAACAGCGAGGTGGACGAGATCTTCAAGATCTGTCAGGTGCTGGGAACGCTGAAGAAG TCAGACTGGCCTGAGGGCTTCAACCTCGCCATCTCGATGAACTTCCGCTTCCCAAAGTGCGTCCCCACCAGCCTCAGATCTCTGATCCCAAACGCCAGCAGCGAGGCGATCACACTGATGAGAGACATGCTGCAGTGGGACCCGGAGAAACGACCGAGTGCTGCTCAG GCCCTACGGTATCCATACTTCCATGTCGGCCCGGTGCTCGGTGCTCCTCTGAAGAACTCGGAGCAGCACAAGGCTCAGCCAAAGATGTACGAGGCGTCTTCAGAAACAAAGCCTCTGTCCCTCTGTAAGACGGACCTAGAGTCCAGTGAGCAAAGTAGGACGCAGAGATGCAGCCAGTCTCAGCACCAGCCTCTTCAGCAGATACTCCTCCCCCAGAACAACATGGAGCAAAACACCAACCAAACGATGTGTTCTTCCAGGCTGACGGAGGGACAGCAGGAACCCCTTAGCCTGGTGAAAAACAGGCAACCAATGAGCTATCAGGCT CCTACAGGAGCAGAGAACAGCATGAGTGCAGTGAGGACGGGACGCAGACGCTGGGGACAGACGTCTTACAGATCTGTGGACAGCTGGGACGACGGTGAGGACGCAGACGCCGGAGTATCCATCTCCAAAAAGCCCACCATCAACTCTCTGCAGGACGCGGCAGCAGACGGGCCCAGCTGTCG ATTTGTAGAGTCACAGAACGAAACGGAAGTAAAGCTGCCGAACAGAGCTGACTCCTCCACGCTGTCCGCCAAGCAGCACTACCTCCGCCAGTCCAGGTATCTGCCCG gcATAAATCCAAAGAAcagctcctcagcagaaagagaggTGATCGGCAGAAACCCGTGGGGCGCCTCAGGTTTCCCCAGAGAAAATACGTCAGAGTTTCCTCCAAATAAAA ACAATAGTCTTCCTAAACTAACAGATAAGCAGCCTCTTAAAGAGAAGAGTCAGGAGGATCTTGATCTTTCTAAAG ACTCCTTCCTGAGCAACAAAACTCCGAAGACACACATGCCACCTTTTCAGAAGGCTGAAATAGGATCAGCGAGACAGAGGATCCCACTGGCACCCATAGGAGGAAGCTCTGCCA TTGATCTAAGAGTGGAGTCCAGAATCAAATCATCCAAGAACAAGACCTCCTCAAATAAACTGCTGCCCTTAAACGAAG AGCATGAAGGGTGGAGGAACAGATCTCTGAATCCTCAGATCTCTGGATCCAGCGCCACAGGGAGGAACTCTTTAGCAAGGAGCACGAACCTCCAGCAAGTGCACGGACGGGTCGACTGGACCGCCAAATACAGAGGAAACCAGTAG
- the LOC134865797 gene encoding transmembrane protein 14C-like — MAVDWIGFIYAALVSAGGLIGYLKAGSVVSLAAGLLFGLLAAAGAYLASQNPKNVWLSLGTSGILAVVMGLRFLNSWKFMPAGLMTLASGLMLVKIIAGMQRKPHKS, encoded by the exons ATGGCAGTGGACTGGATTGGGTTCATCTATGCTGCTCTGGTGTCCGCAGGAGGACTCATAGGTTACTTAAAAGCAG GCAGCGTGGTCTCTCTGGCTGCAGGGCTGCTGTTTGGTCTGCTGGCTGCTGCCGGTGCTTATCTGGCATCTCAAAACCCAAAGAATGTCTGGCTTTCACTAG GCACCTCTGGGATTCTGGCAGTGGTGATGGGGCTGAGATTTCTCAACTCCTGGAAGTTCATGCCAGCTGGTTTAATGACTTTAGCAAG tggACTGATGCTGGTGAAGATCATCGCTGGAATGCAAAGGAAACCACATAAATCTTAA
- the LOC134866143 gene encoding uridylate-specific endoribonuclease C-like: MARSQQADRELTEVLNQLWTLDTNRLRPGTDYIISLQGKAGYVAQGSTYARDKARHPLFTYVNEDKLKSIETYLHFVNLLDNYETSTGIKEEVTSDELKENKIFIDAMMETAVMKFAHGYLSNKGQSPSDRGQFKRQLYDIWFRLYHRDRSGGKDSCGFEHVFVGETKFGREILGLHNWVQFYLQEKHDHIDYKGYKARANKNTPDEDDHVLNLQFSWKGLVKPIAGVFIGVSPEFEFALFTIIFLMSREKRTSVEVKVDEYLLELVVYRNGRCIGTSYPKLLSSNQWD, from the exons ATGGCAAGGAG tcAACAGGCTGACCGGGAGCTCACCGAGGTGCTGAACCAGCTCTGGACCCTCGACACAAACCGCCTCCGTCCTGGGACAGATTACATCATCTCCCTCCAG GGGAAGGCAGGTTATGTGGCTCAGGGCAGTACCTATGCCAGAGACAAGGCCAGACATCCTCTCTTCACTTATGTCAATGAAGACAAACTCAAGAGCATCGAGACATATTTAC ATTTCGTGAACCTGCTGGACAATTATGAGACTTCCACAGGCATAAAAGAGGAAGTGACGTCAGATGAGCTGAAAGAGAACAAGATCTTTATCGACGCCATGATGGAGACCGCTGTCATGAAG TTTGCTCACGGATATCTGTCCAACAAAGGGCAGTCCCCATCTGACCGTGGTCAGTTCAAGAGACAGCTGTATGACATCTGGTTCAGACTCTACCACAGGGACAGGAGTGGAGG TAAGGATTCCTGTGGATTCGAACATGTGTTTGTGGGAGAAACCAAGTTTGGCCGGGAGATTTTGGGTCTTCACAACTGGGTCCAGTTCTACCTGCAGGAGAAACATGACCATATTGACTACAAAGGCTACAAAGCAAGAGCGAACAAAAATACA CCGGACGAGGATGACCACGTCCTGAATCTGCAGTTCAGTTGGAAAGGTCTCGTGAAGCCGATTGCCGGTGTCTTCATCGGCGTCAGTCCAGAGTTCGAGTTTGCTCTCTTCACCATCATCTTCCTCATGTCGAGGGAGAAGAGGACGTCTGTGGAAGTGAAGGTGGACGAGTACCTGCTGGAGCTGGTCGTCTATCGGAACGGGCGATGCATCGGCACGTCTTATCCCAAACTGCTCAGCAGCAACCAATGGGATTAG
- the pak1ip1 gene encoding p21-activated protein kinase-interacting protein 1-like — protein sequence MAAVLGLIAGSYEQVTFGYRVKTDQEKWTAKADFTNHAHTASISAAAASERFVVTGSKDETIQLYDMKNKVEHGALLHHDGTISCLEFYGTSHLLSGGEDGLICVWGTKKWECLKSIKAHQGHVTSLSVHPSGKIALSVGTDKTLRTWNLTNGRSAFIKNIKQNAHIVRWSPEGDKYLVVVNDEVHIYDLETASVTATMKNPKRISSVKFLNNSILAVAGDDETVRLCDLGKEEWVCEFKAHETRVKAVDSFVMEDHCILVTASNDGFIKMWKLFLKEELESPTLLMEVNTTARLTCLAVWKPSSVQLTAEEPAAQATTSQELIQELSKTKRVRIATEEVILEDESKPKKKKKGGGNKMKK from the exons ATGGCAGCTGTACTGGGGCTGATAGCTGGGAGCTACGAGCAAGTCACATTTGGGTACCGAGTGAAAACTGATCAAGAA AAGTGGACAGCGAAGGCAGACTTCACTAATCATGCCCACACAGCATCTATATCAGCTGCAGCAGCCAGCGAGAGGTTTGTGGTCACAGGAAGCAAAGATGAGACCATCCAGCTGTACGACATGAAGAACAAGGTCGAACACGGAGCTCTACTGCATCATGATG GCACCATCTCTTGCCTGGAGTTTTACGGGACGTCTCATTTACTGAGCGGAGGCGAGGACGGACTCATCTGTGTTTGGGGCACAAAGAAATGGGAATGTCTGAAATCCATCAAAGCTCACCA AGGTCATGTCACATCGctgtccgtccatccatctgGAAAAATTGCACTTTCAGTCGGAACAGATAAAACTCTCAG AACTTGGAATTTAACTAACGGAAGATCAGCCTTcatcaaaaacataaaacaga ATGCACACATAGTCAGATGGTCTCCTGAGGGGGATAAATATTTGGTTGTGGTGAACGACGAAGTGCACATCTATGACCTGGAGACCGCCTCTGTGACGGCAACAATGAAAAACCCCAAGAGGATTTCATCTGTGAAGTTCTTAAAT aactCCATCCTGGCTGTAGCAGGAGACGATGAAACAGTGAGGTTATGTGACTTGGGAAAAGAAGAGTGGGTGTGTGAGTTTAAGGCTCATGAAACCAG AGTGAAAGCGGTTGACAGTTTTGTGATGGAGGATCACTGCATACTGGTCACGGCTTCAAATGACGGCTTCATCAAAATGTGGAAACTTTTTCTTAAAGAG GAGCTGGAGTCTCCCACTCTGCTCATGGAAGTGAACACAACGGCCCGACTGACGTGCCTCGCTGTGTGGAAACCTTCCTCTGTACAACTGACCGCTGAGGAACCAGCCGCTCAGGCCACAACATCTCAAG AACTGATTCAGGAGCTTTCAAAGACGAAGAGAGTCCGAATTGCAACGGAAGAAGTTATTCTAGAAGACGAAAGCAAacccaagaagaagaaaaagggcggtggaaataaaatgaaaaaataa
- the LOC134865795 gene encoding serine/threonine-protein kinase MAK-like isoform X3 — protein MNRYTTLRQLGDGTYGSVLLGKSNDTGEMVAIKRMKRKFYSWDECLNLREVKSLKKLNHANVVKLKEVIRENDHLYFVFEYMKENLYQLMKERNKLFPESLVRNMTFQILQGLSFIHKHGYFHRDMKPENLLCMGPELVKIADFGLAREIRSQPPYTDYVSTRWYRAPEVLLKSNCYSSPIDIWALGCIMAELYTLRPLFPGNSEVDEIFKICQVLGTLKKSDWPEGFNLAISMNFRFPKCVPTSLRSLIPNASSEAITLMRDMLQWDPEKRPSAAQALRYPYFHVGPVLGAPLKNSEQHKAQPKMYEASSETKPLSLCKTDLESSEQSRTQRCSQSQHQPLQQILLPQNNMEQNTNQTMCSSRLTEGQQEPLSLVKNRQPMSYQAPTGAENSMSAVRTGRRRWGQTSYRSVDSWDDGEDADAGVSISKKPTINSLQDAAADGPSCRFVESQNETEVKLPNRADSSTLSAKQHYLRQSRYLPGINPKNSSSAEREVIGRNPWGASGFPRENTSEFPPNKNNSLPKLTDKQPLKEKSQEDLDLSKDSFLSNKTPKTHMPPFQKAEIGSARQRIPLAPIGGSSAIDLRVESRIKSSKNKTSSNKLLPLNEEHEGWRNRSLNPQISGSSATGRNSLARSTNLQQVHGRVDWTAKYRGNQ, from the exons ATGAACCGCTACACCACGCTGAGGCAGCTGGGGGACGGCACGTATGGCAGCGTGCTCCTGGGAAAGAGCAACGACACGGGGGAGATGGTGGCCATAAAAAG AATGAAGAGGAAGTTTTATTCGTGGGATGAGTGCTTGAATCTAAGAGAGGTTAAG TCACTGAAGAAGCTGAACCATGCCAATGTGGTGAAACTGAAGGAAGTGATCAGAGAGAACGACCACCTCTACTTTGTCTTTGAGTATATGAAAGAAAACCTCTATCAGCTCATGAAGGAAAG AAACAAGTTGTTCCCTGAGTCACTCGTCAGAAACATGACATTTCAGATATTACAGGGACTGTCCTTTATTCATAAACATG GGTATTTCCATCGTGACATGAAGCCGGAGAACTTGCTCTGTATGGGTCCAGAGCTGGTGAAGATCGCTGATTTTGGATTAGCCAGAGAGATCCGCTCACAGCCGCCTTACACTGACTATGTGTCCACAAGATG GTACCGGGCCCCAGAGGTTCTGCTGAAGTCTAACTGCTACAGCTCACCCATCGACATCTGGGCGCTGGGATGCATCATGGCGGAGCTGTACACTCTCAGACCTCTGTTCCCTGGAAACAGCGAGGTGGACGAGATCTTCAAGATCTGTCAGGTGCTGGGAACGCTGAAGAAG TCAGACTGGCCTGAGGGCTTCAACCTCGCCATCTCGATGAACTTCCGCTTCCCAAAGTGCGTCCCCACCAGCCTCAGATCTCTGATCCCAAACGCCAGCAGCGAGGCGATCACACTGATGAGAGACATGCTGCAGTGGGACCCGGAGAAACGACCGAGTGCTGCTCAG GCCCTACGGTATCCATACTTCCATGTCGGCCCGGTGCTCGGTGCTCCTCTGAAGAACTCGGAGCAGCACAAGGCTCAGCCAAAGATGTACGAGGCGTCTTCAGAAACAAAGCCTCTGTCCCTCTGTAAGACGGACCTAGAGTCCAGTGAGCAAAGTAGGACGCAGAGATGCAGCCAGTCTCAGCACCAGCCTCTTCAGCAGATACTCCTCCCCCAGAACAACATGGAGCAAAACACCAACCAAACGATGTGTTCTTCCAGGCTGACGGAGGGACAGCAGGAACCCCTTAGCCTGGTGAAAAACAGGCAACCAATGAGCTATCAGGCT CCTACAGGAGCAGAGAACAGCATGAGTGCAGTGAGGACGGGACGCAGACGCTGGGGACAGACGTCTTACAGATCTGTGGACAGCTGGGACGACGGTGAGGACGCAGACGCCGGAGTATCCATCTCCAAAAAGCCCACCATCAACTCTCTGCAGGACGCGGCAGCAGACGGGCCCAGCTGTCG ATTTGTAGAGTCACAGAACGAAACGGAAGTAAAGCTGCCGAACAGAGCTGACTCCTCCACGCTGTCCGCCAAGCAGCACTACCTCCGCCAGTCCAGGTATCTGCCCG gcATAAATCCAAAGAAcagctcctcagcagaaagagaggTGATCGGCAGAAACCCGTGGGGCGCCTCAGGTTTCCCCAGAGAAAATACGTCAGAGTTTCCTCCAAATAAAA ACAATAGTCTTCCTAAACTAACAGATAAGCAGCCTCTTAAAGAGAAGAGTCAGGAGGATCTTGATCTTTCTAAAG ACTCCTTCCTGAGCAACAAAACTCCGAAGACACACATGCCACCTTTTCAGAAGGCTGAAATAGGATCAGCGAGACAGAGGATCCCACTGGCACCCATAGGAGGAAGCTCTGCCA TTGATCTAAGAGTGGAGTCCAGAATCAAATCATCCAAGAACAAGACCTCCTCAAATAAACTGCTGCCCTTAAACGAAG AGCATGAAGGGTGGAGGAACAGATCTCTGAATCCTCAGATCTCTGGATCCAGCGCCACAGGGAGGAACTCTTTAGCAAGGAGCACGAACCTCCAGCAAGTGCACGGACGGGTCGACTGGACCGCCAAATACAGAGGAAACCAGTAG